In the Nitrososphaerota archaeon genome, one interval contains:
- a CDS encoding MoxR family ATPase — protein sequence MERFEVYKGSSDYVASEALKNAVNAAIALGRPLLIRGEPGTGKTLLAHSIAKALGKKLIVLNVKSTTKAQEALYVYDTVRRLNDARFGDRDVSDIKQYIKLGKLGEAFASPEQVVLLIDEIDKADPEFPNDLLNELDEMSFYIPETGETIKAKHRPIVIITSNAEKELPDAFLRRCIFHYIEFPDPDTMEKIVKVHYPNLREDLLKEAIKTFYRIREIDELKKKPSTSELLDWIYVLLSAEVPPEKISKEVPFVNVLLKKESDYHYFANHYLGKSGMLRR from the coding sequence ATGGAGAGGTTTGAAGTTTACAAAGGTTCAAGCGACTACGTAGCATCTGAGGCGCTAAAGAACGCGGTCAACGCCGCCATAGCATTAGGTCGCCCCCTACTTATACGGGGAGAGCCTGGTACTGGAAAGACATTATTAGCACATAGCATCGCAAAGGCGCTTGGCAAAAAGCTAATCGTGCTCAATGTCAAATCGACGACTAAAGCGCAAGAGGCGCTCTATGTATATGACACGGTTAGGAGGCTGAATGATGCGAGATTTGGAGATAGAGATGTTTCTGATATAAAGCAATATATTAAGCTCGGTAAGTTGGGTGAAGCATTTGCTTCACCGGAACAAGTCGTTCTTTTGATAGATGAGATTGATAAGGCTGATCCGGAGTTCCCTAACGATCTACTCAACGAACTGGATGAGATGTCCTTCTATATACCTGAGACCGGTGAAACTATTAAGGCCAAGCATCGACCGATAGTCATAATAACGAGTAACGCCGAAAAGGAGCTTCCAGATGCCTTTCTAAGAAGATGTATCTTTCACTATATCGAGTTCCCAGACCCCGATACTATGGAGAAGATCGTCAAGGTTCACTACCCTAATTTACGTGAAGACTTGCTCAAGGAAGCTATCAAAACGTTTTATAGGATTAGAGAGATCGATGAGCTGAAGAAGAAACCATCTACAAGTGAGTTGCTTGATTGGATATATGTTCTCTTAAGCGCAGAAGTTCCGCCAGAGAAGATTTCTAAAGAGGTTCCTTTTGTCAACGTGCTACTAAAGAAGGAGAGCGATTACCATTACTTTGCAAACCACTATCTCGGCAAGAGCGGGATGTTAAGGCGCTGA